The genome window AGATTTATATTTTTTATAAAACTAAAACGTCGATGAAATACAAGGTTAACTAATTACAAACTAATTATTTACAGAATGTTAGAATAATGGTAAATTCGCTAACTTGTTAATATATCCGTTTAAACGTATTTTTAATTTGTATTTCATCAGAAAAGTAAGTACTATTGTCTAGAAACGATAAATAAAGACGATGAGCAACACTATTCTAAACTGTTTTGTAGTAGATGATTCTAGTATACAACGACTCGCTATCGTAAAAATGATAGAAGGTCATCCAAACTTAAAGCTAATAGGCGAATTTAGCAACGCTGTGGAGACTAAAACAGCATTAAAAGAACAAACAGTAGATCTTATCTTTTTAGATATAGAGATGCCCATTCTTACTGGTTTTGATTTATTAGACGACATTACAGAAAAACCAGGTGTCATTTTTGTCACTGGACAAACCAAGTATGCTTTTAAAGCATTTGATTATGCAGCCATTGACTATTTACAAAAGCCTATTAAAAAAGATCGTTTTCTTTATGCAGTAGAGCGAGCACTGCTAGCACATAAGATGAAAACTGAAATGATCGAGGATCGCGGTGAATTTATCTTTGTAAAAAGCAATCTTAAAAAACGTAAAGTATACCTTAAAGAACTGAAATACATTCAAGCACTGGGTGATTATGTAAAACTAATCACAGATGAGGATAGCTTAATCGTTCTTTCTACTATGAAGTCCTTTGAAAGCACCCTTCCTGAAGAAGACTTTCTGCGTATTCATAAATCTTACATAGTAAATTTGAGAAAAGTCGAGAAGTTCAATTCTAAGGCAGTAGAGTTAGGTAATGAAGTATTGCCTTTAAGTCGCAATAGAAAATCAGAACTTGTTGAGGCACTGTCTCAATTTTAAATCCTATATACTTACATTATACGAGCTGCTCTGAAGGGCGGCTTTTTTTTGTAAATCTTTTACAAGAACCTCTATAATTATTAGTGATGAATAACTGGCTTTAATTCCGCTTTCGCGAAAGCGAGAACCAAAATAGATCCTATCTAGTAAGCATCTACATCTATGTTACATCTTACAGAACGATACTGCTTAATAGACTCAAAGCTTTTCTTTACTTTCATGATATAGCCTTTTACCTGATCTGGAGCCTGTTGCTTTGATAACTTTATAATGACATGAATATTATAAAGGTTCCTGATACGTGAAACTGGCGGAAACTCTGGCCCAAGAACTACCACACCATGAGGAATTTGATTCAAAGCATTTACAAACCAAGTGCTTGAATCAAAGGTTGTCTGATAGTCGCGATGTTTAAAAGTAATCCTTATCAATCTCTGAAACGGTGGGTACTTAAACTGATACCGCTCCTCAATCTGTTCTTTATACATGGTAGCATAATCGTAAGAACTTACCTGCTGTAAGATCATATGATCTGGATGGTAACTCTGTATCAACACCTTACCTACTTCTTTAGTACGCCCCGCTCTTCCTGAGACTTGTGTAAGCAATTGAAAACACCTTTCATGAGCTCTAAAATCTGGAAAATTAAGCATAGAGTCTGCATTCATTACCCCTACGAGACTTACATTTCTAAAATCAAGACCTTTTGTAAGCATTTGTGTACCGACCAAGCAGTCTATTTCTCCCGCATCCATTTGATGAATGAGCTTTTCATAAGAATTCTTACCTCTGGTAGTATCCAAATCCATACGAGCAACCTTGTGATTAGGAAATAACATCCTAAACTCTTGCTCTATTTGTTCTGTACCAAAACCTTTAGTATCCATTGCGCTACTAGAGCAAGACGGGCACTCTTTAGGCACAAAAGTATGGTAACCGCAGTAATGACATCTTAGCTGTCCTTTGTATTGATGATACGTGAGGCTGACATCACAATTGGGACATTGTGGTGCATTCCCACAAGTGCCACATTCCATAATAGGTGCATAGCCTCTCCTATTCTGAAAAAGGATCACTTGTTTCTTGTCCCTAAAAGCTTGCTGCATATGCTCAATAAGTGTGTCAGAAAAGTGACCGGTCATCTTTTTACGCTTGTGCTTTTCTTTAATATCTACCATATTGATTTCTGGCATCTGGACATTTCCAAAACGCTTCTTCAATTCTACCAGGTTGTATTTACCAGAACTAGCATTGTAATAACTTTCTAATGCTGGTGTCGCACTCCCAAGAAGTACAGATGCTTTTTTCATGTGACCCAATACAATCGCAGTATCTCTAGCATGATATCGAGGTGCTGGATCGTATTGCTTAAAACTAGTTTCATGCTCTTCGTCCACAATAATTAAGCCCAGGTTTTGGAACGGTAATAACATAGCACTGCGGGCGCCTATAATCACATAAGGCTCTTTTGCATTGATAACATGATTCCAAACTTCCAAGCGCTCGTTGAGGTTGTATTTAGAGTGATACACCAGTACTTGATGTTTAAAAAAGTTTTTTAATCTGGAGATCAATTGAGTCGTGAGTGCAATTTCTGGCAACAAATACAAGGCTTGATGACCCTTTTCTAGTTGCTCTCTAATAAGTTCTACATATAGTTGCGTTTTACCACTTGAGGTTACCCCATGAAGCAAGACTGTCTTACGAACTTTAAAACTACTTTTAATCTGCTGCAAGGCCTTCGTTTGATCTTCATTTAAACGGTACAACTCACTTCCCTCTTCTTCCTTATCCAGTACCCTATCTATTTCTTTTTCAATTTCTACAAGAATACCTTTAGATACGAGTGTTTTAATGACAGCAGCAGTAACATTAGCTCTTTCTATAAGCTGTTTTTTAGTCACCTCTTTAGAATTTCCTGCCTGCATCATGAATAGCGTCATAACAGCTTCTCTTTGTTTAGGAGCACGTTGCAGTTCTTCAAGTACCGATTGAAGCTTTTCTTCTTCATTTAATTCCTCTTGTAGGAGGATAAATTTTTCTGTTTTAGGCTTATAAGTATGATAGAGCTCTTCTTGTAGGATAATCAAATCCTTTTCCAGCATTTTTTGCAGAATAGGCAACACACTCTTGCGGTCCAGAATATCCATTACTTCTTGAACTTTTAAAGCATTGCGAGATTCCAAGGCTTCCATAACTAGAAATTCTCGGTCGTCTAGCAATGTGTTCTCTATAAAAGTGGCTTCATTTTTCAAAACAATGGTTTCACTCTCTAAAAGAAAAGATTTAGGTAAAGATGCTCGCATTACTTGACCTACCGCGCATAGGTAATAGGAACTTATCCATTCCCAAAACTGTAACTGGCTTTCTGTGACTACTGGTTGTTCATCAATAATAAACTCGATATCCTTAACCTCGTAAGTGGCCGTGTTTTCCTGATGTACTCGATGAACGATGCCTGTATAGATCTTTGATTTACCAAACGGCACAGCCACCCTCATGCCGGGCTTTAGAAAATCAGCTTCAACTGTATTGACCGTATAAGTAAAATAACGTTCTAGAGGAAGTGGTAAAATAACATCAATGAAATGCTGCATAAGGTGTAAAAATAAGAAGCTCTTTTGGTTTTTGGTTCTGATACTAAATAAAAAAGCACAAATTCTAAGGAAGAATTTGTGCTTTATAATGGTTTAGATCATTAAGATTACATCTTATCTATTATTTTATTCATTAATTGAGAGGTCTCTTCATAAGACTCCCCATTTTGCTTTGCCACTTCTATGGCTTCTTTAGCTTTTTTAAGGGCTTGCGTATAATTACCTGTCTTAAATAACAATGCAGCGTGCGTATCTACATTAGCATTTATTTTATATAATTCTATGGAACGCTCTACAATTTCTATTGCTTTTAATAAATCATTAATTTTATCATGGTACTCATAAGCATGCCATGCGAGTGAATTTAATTTTGAATAGTCATTCCAAATCTCATCTACTACCTTATCTGAAAATTCAGTAACAGTGCCGTGATTTTCATTGATATTAAAGCTATCATACCCTGCCTCCTCTGGGACCTCTTCTACTGCGACAATATCTTCACTGGTATAATCTACATACTTCTCGATTAATGATGTCATATCCCCCTTAGACATAGCACCTTTTACTACATCTAAACTTGCTGAATTTTTAATAAAGTAGTAAGTGGGCATAGCAGTAACACCTAAGGCATCGTCCACAGCATTTTCATCTACATCAATTTTATAGAAGTCGACTCTTCCCGCATACTCTTTAGAAAGTTCCTTTAGGATAGGATCCATTATTTTGCATGGACCACACCAAGTCGCATAAAAGTCTACGACTATTAATTTATCATTATTAACCAATAGTTTTGATTCGGCATCAATGTCGGTAATTTCTGTTTGAGCTGGCACTAACTGCGTAAAGCAAATGAATGCTGCGATTAAATATTTCATGTCTTTAAAATTTTAAAAGTTAAAAATAAGTGAAAAATCACAATTTTAAAATACCCCATAGAGGGTATTTTTTTTGTAATTTGCTTAAAAAGAACCTATTTCGATTAGCTGTCGGCAATTCATAACGACATTATAGCTAACCCATTTGCTAGCTCTCCTCTTATTTTCATGTTAACAAACTTGTTGAGAAACTGGAGCTTTATCTTTAAGATAACTCGACAAGCGATCATATCTTTAAAAAAACTATTTATTATGAATGATAGAGACGAATATCTAGTAGCCTTAAGACCTGAAATTAAGGGTGCACGAGTAGATGAAAACATGAGTGATGAAGAACGTTTTCAAAATACCACCTTACGCCCTATCTCAAAATTGCAAAATGAATTGATCATAGCTGTTTTTAGGAACTACATCAAAAAACATAAAAATGTTTTTTGCGGCCTTACGGCACATAAACGCATCGATTACATTGAAAATGCCGTCAATAGGGATCAAAAATTCAGAAATTCTTTAAAGGGAATGATGATGGGACATTTTACCATGGCAGAATATCAACATTACATTACCAATTCTAGCGCACTTAATAAACGCATGATGAATCTTGTACGAGAACGATTGATTAGTAATATACAGTTGTTTGAAAAGCCAGTCGTAGACTTATAACAAAGACTCTCCATTAAGATCTGTGGTCAAAACGTCCGACATGAAATTTAGAAAAGGTCTTGCGGTTTTAAACGATGTATTGACGATAGTTGAGAAATCTTTACTCAGTACTTGTTGATCTGTAAATGATTTCATAAAATAAAAAGATTTAAATTTGATAAGGTCCATATTTGGGTGCGTTTTATCAAAATTTCTTGGAGCTGTTTTTAATTGTTCTCCCTGCAAATCGCCCCAACATTTTATAAACGGCTCATTAGAAATAATCGATCTTAATTCTTGAGCGTCTAATTCGAGCTCTTTTCGTATGCGCAAGAGATCCTCCTTCTCTGGAGAAAAGAACCCTACACCTATAACATGTTCATTAGGTTTGATGCGCATGTAATAACCTCCTCTTTTATCTGCTCCGGCTCTGATCCAATTAGCACTGCGATGAGCTTTAAAAGGCGTTTTATCTTTTGAAAAGCGTATATCCCTATAAATTCTAAAGGTTTTAGCTCTTTCTATCACATCATGCTGATTTAAATCTAGCATAATGTCATTTGCACAGGTTTTAAAATTGGTATCTAAACTTTTAAAATAGGGCTTGCGTTCTTCAAACCATGGTTTATTATTGTTTTGAACGAGTTCTTTTAAAAATATAATTAACGCTGGATCTATCATAAAAAAATGCCTTCAATTTGTCTAAGGCAAGTTATAAATTTACTGTAGATATATCTATCTAATAATAAGCTTTCTAGTTCTAAATATACTTCCATCTCCTACTCTAACTAGATAAATACCACTATTGAAATTAGACACATCGATATTTTTTTCAAATCTACCTGTATTTTCGAATGTATTACTCAGAACTTGCTTTCCTAAAATATCGTAAACCACTATGGAAACAAGTTTTTCAGACCAATCATTACTCAATACAACTGTAAAGCGGTCATCTGTAGGATTAGGATATAAAGTAAATGTTTCTAATTCTTCTAACTGGCTTGATAAAGTCATATTGTCAGCCCCAGAAATAATCAAAGAAAAATCCTGAACCCCATTAAGCAAGTTACCTTTATGATTTACTAAAATAGTATAATTTCCAACTGGTTGATCAATTTCTATTTTCTCAAAATTATCAACATCATTAACACTTGTTGTCGCAGCGGCAGTAGGTATAGCTGGGTTTAATTTCCAAGGTCTATAAACAAGAGTACCATTTTGATCTGTAACACTAATGTCTAGGTCATTAACGATCATCGCAGTTCTGTCATCTTCTTGATTCATAGAAGGGAAATCAGCGGTAGCAGTTGCCGGATCATTCCATGATATTGAAACGGTCAATTTATTAGAGAACAAGGCATTCCCATTTGCAGTTACGGACTTGGTAAAAGACATTCCTTGTTGGAGCGATATCTCAGATATTAAGGCAGAGCTTTGATTAAATTGAATTACATCTGCTGCACCTTTAGTATTCATTAAACCCCAACCAAATTCATAATCAGGTCCATTTGCAGATCCGGCTTCACTTGCTGTATGTAGAATTAACCCCTTGAGTGTTGCAGCTTTGATGTAGTTGCCATTGATACTATTAAAGTATTGTTGTAACAATATAGCTCCACCAACAACTGCCGGAGAGGACATAGAAGTACCTGTTCTAGATAAAAATTGATCATCTCCTGAGTCATCTGTGCTGATGGTAGCAACTCCTTTTGTAGTGATGTCTGGTTTGACTCTGCCATCATCTGTTGGGCCCCAATTACTAAAAGAGGACATAGCAACACTAGAGGGTCCTGTGTAATTTAATACACCAAATGACGCACCTACAACCAAATTGTTTTTTGCATTAGAAGTAGAGGTTAATATATCATAACCATTATCTGCGGGATTAACGCCGCTGCTAATACGTGAATTGCCAGCAGCACATACTATTAAATAATAGGGATATGTATTAGAAACTCGATCCCAGGACTGTGCTCTAACATCGTATTTACCTAAAAGGACATCTGATACTTGGGCAGAAGCGATGCCATAACTATGATTAGAAACGAGTAATCCTGTTGAAGCAGCTCGAGACATTTCTCTTTCATCATCTACTTCACTTGGTGACGATTGAAATTTATAATACTCGATGATAGATTGTGGGGCAATTCCTCTTGCGCTCATATCACCAGTTCCATTTGATGCGATTGTACCAGCAACATGAGTAGAGTGACCATTTAATGTAGTAATGGTCTCTCCTGCAACAGTTCTACCTATAAGAGCCTGATGTGTTTCTCTGATTTTACCAATATCCCAAACACCAACAGTCATTCCCTGACCTTCTATATTTAAACCGAAAGAGCCTCCTGTTTGAAGCTCTCTTGCGCCTTGCATTTGGGCAGCCTGATCATTCATAGTGCTTATATAGATAGGCTCATCTAATATGTTTACCCCTATTAAATAGCTTGTAGTGCCGTTCTTAGTTTGAGTAATTTCTGGCCAGCCATGAATAGCTTGTAATCGCTCAAAACGACTCGTGTTCATCTTGTGAAGCTGTTTTAAGTAATCATCTAAGGAATTGATTTCTTCTTGATTATAGCTTTGAGCTATGAAAATCTTTTCTTCTTGTGTCTGTGCGGTAGAGTAAAGTATGGATCCAAGCAAAATCGAAAAAATAACAAACATTTTATTTTTAAACATAAAACTGTTTTTATAAGTAAAGGTGAATTGTTGATAAATATGTTATGCTACTAGATATATATAAAATACCTTTGCTCTATATAAGCAATACAAGCAATGTAATTTAATAATACTTGCTATTTAAATAAAATTCTTTTATTTATTTAATTTAAAAGACTTTAACATAACAACTAATAACTCTAAGATGAAATTTATAGTATCTAGCTCCTATCTTCAAAAACACCTTCAACTATTAGGTGGTGTGATAAATAACAATAACACTTTACCTATTTTAGATAACTTCCTTTTAGAATTAACTGGTAACGAGCTTAAAGTATCTGCCAGCGATATGGAGACTACTATTGTTAGTAAGCTTGAGGTGGAGAGTGAAGATGATGGGAGTATTGCTTTACCTGCAAAATTATTACTAGATACGCTTAAAACATTTCCAGAACAGCCGCTTACTTTTCACTCTGTGGATACCATGATGACGGTAAGTCATGATAAAGGTAAGTCTGAAATAGCCTGTGCAGCAGCAGCAGAGTTTCCGAAAGCGGTTTCTATTTCAGATCCTAGCAACACTTCTATAATGGGAGACACCCTTGCTACAGCAATCAACAAAACTATATTTGCTGCTGGTAATGACGATTTAAGACCTGTAATGAGCGGTGTATTTTTTCAGTTTGCAAGTGATTCACTTACTTTCGTAGCTACAGACGCTCATAAATTAGTGCGTTACAAAAGAGAAGATCTTTCGGCTAGTCAGACGGCAGAATTCATCATGCCTAAAAAACCTTTAAATCTTCTTAAAGCAATGTTGCAAGGCAGCGAGTCTGAAGTACTGATTGAATATAACGATAGTAACGCGCAATTCAGTTTTGATTCTACCAACATCATTTGCCGTTTAATCGATGGTAAGTACCCTAATTACGAAGCGGTGATTCCAAAGGAAAACCCTAATAAATTGACCATCTCTAGAACACAGTTTTTAAACTCTGTTAGACGTGTGAGTATTTTTTCGAATAAAACAACACACCAGATCAGACTTAAGATGGCTGGCGCTGAGCTCAATATAAGTGCTGAAGATTTAGATTACAGCAATAAAGCTGACGAACGGCTGACTTGTGATTATCAAGGTGACGATATGCAAATAGGTTTTAACAGTAGATTTCTTATTGAAATGCTCAATAACTTGACTTGTGATGATGTTTCTCTTGAAATGTCATTACCTAATCGCGCAGGGATTTTAACGCCTGTAGATGGACTTGACGAAGGCGAGAATGTTACTATGCTAGTAATGCCCGTAATGCTTAATCAATAAACATTAAAATTTACTCATAATAAAAAGGCTCGCAAATGCGAGCCTTTTTATTATATCAACTTTCCGATAATTATTATTGGACTACTTATTTGTCTAGATAACGTTCTTTAATAACGTTCTCATGATGCAAACTATGGCCAGCTATTAAAAAAGGAATCACTCTTGCTGTCATGGTCTGACCACTTGCAACTCCTCTAAATTGTAACGAATCTTCTGTAGCATTCTTAAACAAATCGATGGTTGCCTGCCGAGTCGATTGAATGGAAGATAGCAATTCCGCTTTCGCGAAAGCGGAACCCCCTAAACTTTCAACAAAAATATCTTGATCAAACCCTGGTAAAGGAGTAGCGTCTTTACGCATAAATCTTAGTGCGCGGTAAGCAAAAATACGCTCCGTATCCAAATTGTGTTGTAATACCTGACCTATAGACCATTTACCAGCTGCGTATGTATAAGAAAACGGTTTGTCAATAGCGTTCACCAGCCGAACTGTCTGCTCGATGGCATCTACTAAAACTGATTCTATACTAGCTTCCTTTTCCAGCAACGAGAGATAAGGAGTATAATATTCTGAATACTCCTCCTTATCAAGATCTTTTAAAAGAATCATTACAAGTCTTGAAATACCTTGTGCAACAACCTTTTCTTATCATTGATACTTTCCTCTAAGCTGATCATCGTTTCTGTACGACTTACACCATCAATATCATCCAGCATAAATATAATTTTCTTTGCGTGAGTAGTGTCCTTAGCACGTATTTTACAAAAAATATTGAATTTGCCAGTGGTAATATGAGCAACAGTAACAAAAGGGATTTCTTGAATTCTACTCAACACAAATTGCGTCGTACTTGTTTTTTCTAGAAACACCCCTATGTAAGCTATAAATGTATAACCGAGTTGGTGGTAGTCTACCGTTAATGAAGATCCATGAATAATCCCTGATTCTTCCATTTTCTTAACCCTAACATGAACCGTTCCAGCACTTATATTAAGTCTTTTAGCAATATCTGTAAAAGGTGTTCTAGTATTCTCAATAAGAACATCAAGAATTTTCTTATCAATATCGTCAATCTTTGCCATATCTATGAGTTTTTCTAACAATTTTCTGTAAAATAAAGACAATAGGTGATAATAAACTAACTAAATCAGCACTTTTACAATTAATTAGTAAATATTTTAATATTCAAAGACTCCGAGTGTATTTCAAAATTGCCTTCTACAATCAAATCATTTTTAAAACTATGATCATCTGACATGTCTATAACACGATGCCCATTTAAGACATCTTCTCTATTCACACCTATTAGTATAGGAATAAAATAGAGCTCACCATCCTTAATCTGCTCATGATACTGAATAGAAAGATGTTGGAGACCTGTCGAGGATTTATAATTCTTTATCCAAATATCTACATAGGCTTTGCTCATTTCTGGAATAGATTTATATGCATTCACAACAGCAACATCAAGTAAATGACTTGTGAAAACTGACTTTAAAGCTATTTGAAGCGCTTTGTACACCAACATGCTCACTTCATCTCGTGAGTAATCATCTCCTGAATGGCCTGCCTCAAATAAGACGGTAGGCACAGAAGAACTCATCATAAAATCTCCTACACAATTGATATTAAAGTCGTCATTGTACCTACCTATAATACCATTTACATGATGATTCAAGTCTGTATTTATCGAATTAATAACATGCATAGCCTTAATACGGGCAACACTAAGGGTTTTATTTTCATCACCCGCAGGAGCAAGAAAAGATAATTGAGCAGGAATTGACCCATTTTTAGAACCGTAAATACTGCGTTGCCCATGCAAGTTAAAACAATAATGGGGTTGGAATTGATCAAAAACTTTTCTCAATAAGATGCTTTCTGGTTGCGATAATAAAACCGCATCTCTATTTAAATCCACATTATTTGCATTTACTCGGGTCCATTTTTCAGCTCCATCAGGATTTAAAATAGGAATAATGTACAATTCAATATTTTCTAGTATACGGTCTAGATCACTCCTTTTCAAAAGCTCACAAATAGCTCTAGTAGTAGAAGACTCATTACCGTGCATTTGAGACCACACTAAAACCTTAACCTTACCAGATCCTATCTTCAATCCGTAAATAGACCTTTTAAGGACTGATTTTCCAATATCCAGATCTTTTAACCTAGAACCATCTAAAGCGTTTAAGAGCTTCTGGAAATAGTTTTCAAATTGTGAATAGGAGTAATATCTAGGAAGCATTTAAGAATAGTGTTTTAGAGTAGCGTCCTAACAACACATTAGAACGGTATTTTTATTAGTACAAATGTAAACTCTTTAAGGTTTACAAAAGTAAACAACAAGATTGTTACAAATGTAAACAGCTGTGGATCTGGATCGGTTTACAATTGTAATCAATTATTTAAGTGATCTAACTGCTATTTATATTTAAAGTAACCCAGGAACGTACTTTATATTAAATTATACTTACAAAAAACTGTTTTTCAGTATTTAAAATTACTTCAAGTAAATAAAAGGTTTATGTAATTATTAATGCTTCTGTGTTGTTTACTCCAATCGTGAATCAAGTGTTTACAATAATAAACACAATTGTAAACCATATTTTGTTTACTTTTGTAACCTATGGTGAATTCAGCAGATTTTTCAAAAAGAATGCAAAAAATTATGGATAGGAACGATTTAAACGCTTCTTCCTTTGCAGAACGTATTCATGTAGGGCGTAGTTCTATATCACATATTCTTTCTGGACGTAACAAACCCAGCCTTGATTTTGTCATTAATACAGTAAAGGAATTTCCTGAAGTAGATTTCGATTGGTTACTAAATGGTAAAGGAACCTATCCCAGATCAGAAACACCACAAACACTTCCTACTGAAAACACATCTCCTACTGCTATTCCTGAAAAGAAAGCAATGGAGTCCAGCCGTTCAGAACCTATGCAAACAGCATCTCAAGATCTTTTTTCAACTCCTGATCACAAAGAGACTAATCATATACCTAAAATAAATAAAGGGAAAAATATACAAAAAGTTATTTTGTTGTATGACGACGGAAGTTTTGAATATTTTATACCTTAACTCCGTGATCAAGAATTAACTTTACAAAAAAGTACACATGAAGTATTCACCTCTATTGATCTTAATTTTATTTTTTACAACTGGTTGCTATGAAAACACCAGAGACTGTGAAGACTTTCAAGAAGGCACATTTATATGGGAACAAGAAAGTGGTGGTAAATTATTAAAGACCGAATTTACTCGTACCAAAGATTTCCAAATTGAGCGTTTTGAAACTAAAGTAGATACTTCAAGAATTGAATGGGTCAATGATTGTGAATGGAGAGTGATCCCTATTGATCCTAAAACAAATGCAGAAAGCCGTGCTTACCTATTTAAAATATTGACCACTAATAAGGATTCTTATACCTTTGAATTTAAACAGTCTGGTCGCGATCAGATTTACAAAGGCACTGCTGTTAGAAAATAAAACCAACCTACCCTGTTTGAAATCTTTGCAAAGGCAGGTGCTTGGAAAGCACTACTAACCTTTACCTTCTAAAAAATAATTTAGGTATAGATAATATTATTTTATCTCTCTTACAGCAGATAAAACGGGATACGCATCGCAAGCGATCTAAAAATCTAGGGCTTGCACTAGGGATGGTACTGTTTATTATAAGACTCTTTGATATCAGCGCGTAAATCTGATTTCAGAGTAGCTGGTATGTTTTTAACTATGGATGGTTTGTTATAGAGGTTTCTGTACAGTATCTTATACTGTCTACTTGTGGTTTATTATTACTCTATAAAACAACTCAAGAAATTTATGAAAAGGTAGAAAAAATAGGACACGATGATAATGAAGTAAAATGCAAGTAATCATCAACTCTTTATAAAGTGATTCTGGAAATTAGCATGATCAACATCGTCTTCTTATTTGATAGTATTTTTACCGTTGTAG of Nonlabens sp. Ci31 contains these proteins:
- a CDS encoding Lrp/AsnC family transcriptional regulator, yielding MAKIDDIDKKILDVLIENTRTPFTDIAKRLNISAGTVHVRVKKMEESGIIHGSSLTVDYHQLGYTFIAYIGVFLEKTSTTQFVLSRIQEIPFVTVAHITTGKFNIFCKIRAKDTTHAKKIIFMLDDIDGVSRTETMISLEESINDKKRLLHKVFQDL
- a CDS encoding DinB family protein, with translation MILLKDLDKEEYSEYYTPYLSLLEKEASIESVLVDAIEQTVRLVNAIDKPFSYTYAAGKWSIGQVLQHNLDTERIFAYRALRFMRKDATPLPGFDQDIFVESLGGSAFAKAELLSSIQSTRQATIDLFKNATEDSLQFRGVASGQTMTARVIPFLIAGHSLHHENVIKERYLDK
- a CDS encoding M14 family zinc carboxypeptidase, translating into MLPRYYSYSQFENYFQKLLNALDGSRLKDLDIGKSVLKRSIYGLKIGSGKVKVLVWSQMHGNESSTTRAICELLKRSDLDRILENIELYIIPILNPDGAEKWTRVNANNVDLNRDAVLLSQPESILLRKVFDQFQPHYCFNLHGQRSIYGSKNGSIPAQLSFLAPAGDENKTLSVARIKAMHVINSINTDLNHHVNGIIGRYNDDFNINCVGDFMMSSSVPTVLFEAGHSGDDYSRDEVSMLVYKALQIALKSVFTSHLLDVAVVNAYKSIPEMSKAYVDIWIKNYKSSTGLQHLSIQYHEQIKDGELYFIPILIGVNREDVLNGHRVIDMSDDHSFKNDLIVEGNFEIHSESLNIKIFTN
- a CDS encoding helix-turn-helix domain-containing protein, with translation MVNSADFSKRMQKIMDRNDLNASSFAERIHVGRSSISHILSGRNKPSLDFVINTVKEFPEVDFDWLLNGKGTYPRSETPQTLPTENTSPTAIPEKKAMESSRSEPMQTASQDLFSTPDHKETNHIPKINKGKNIQKVILLYDDGSFEYFIP
- a CDS encoding DNA topoisomerase IV produces the protein MKYSPLLILILFFTTGCYENTRDCEDFQEGTFIWEQESGGKLLKTEFTRTKDFQIERFETKVDTSRIEWVNDCEWRVIPIDPKTNAESRAYLFKILTTNKDSYTFEFKQSGRDQIYKGTAVRK